One genomic window of Paracoccus alcaliphilus includes the following:
- the ehuB gene encoding ectoine/hydroxyectoine ABC transporter substrate-binding protein EhuB: MIKATAVAALGLTTMLGAAHAASLEDITNGGTIRIAVANEIPYGFVDPTGAARGAGPEVAQLIAEHLGIENIEWVTTGFSTLIPGLQADRFDMVAAEMAILPDRCNQVLFSEPNTSYGEGLLVAAGNEKNIHAYSDFAENTDLKVAIMSGADQLEMMQELGVPETSMVMIASNADAISTVSTGRADAYAATGLTAAGLAEQSNAVELAAEFTDPVINGEPVRSWGGFTFGANSEDLRDAVNEALAEIKQTPEWAEIVTSYGFTDADIAAAAERSTADLCGA; the protein is encoded by the coding sequence ATGATTAAAGCAACAGCCGTCGCGGCACTTGGCCTGACCACCATGCTGGGCGCGGCCCATGCCGCCAGCCTTGAAGACATCACCAATGGCGGCACGATCCGCATCGCCGTGGCCAATGAAATCCCCTATGGCTTCGTCGATCCCACGGGCGCGGCACGCGGCGCCGGGCCCGAGGTCGCCCAACTGATCGCCGAACATCTGGGCATCGAGAATATCGAATGGGTCACGACCGGCTTTTCGACGCTGATCCCCGGGCTTCAGGCCGACCGTTTCGACATGGTCGCGGCGGAAATGGCGATCCTGCCCGACCGTTGCAATCAGGTGCTGTTCTCTGAACCCAACACCTCTTATGGCGAGGGGCTGCTGGTGGCGGCGGGCAACGAAAAGAACATCCACGCCTATAGCGATTTCGCTGAAAATACCGACCTTAAGGTCGCCATCATGTCGGGCGCCGATCAGCTGGAAATGATGCAGGAACTGGGCGTGCCCGAGACCAGCATGGTGATGATCGCATCGAATGCCGACGCGATTTCAACGGTTTCCACCGGCCGCGCCGATGCCTATGCGGCGACCGGGCTGACCGCTGCGGGGCTGGCCGAACAAAGCAACGCGGTCGAGCTGGCCGCCGAGTTCACCGACCCGGTGATCAATGGCGAACCGGTCCGCAGCTGGGGCGGCTTTACCTTCGGCGCGAACAGCGAAGACCTGCGCGACGCCGTGAATGAGGCCCTGGCCGAGATCAAGCAGACCCCGGAATGGGCCGAGATCGTCACAAGCTATGGCTTTACCGACGCCGACATCGCCGCGGCAGCCGAACGCAGCACTGCCGATCTTTGCGGCGCATGA